In the genome of Danio rerio strain Tuebingen ecotype United States chromosome 23, GRCz12tu, whole genome shotgun sequence, one region contains:
- the sgk1 gene encoding serine/threonine-protein kinase Sgk1 isoform X2 encodes MKDKTSPLTSFMKQRKMGLNDFIQKLSANSYACKHPEVQSILNLTPPQDVELMNSNPSPPPSPSQQINLGPSSNPTAKPSDFDFLKVIGKGSFGKVLLARHRSDEKFYAVKVLQKKAILKKKEEKHIMSERNVLLKNVKHPFLVGLHYSFQTTDKLYFVLDYINGGELFYHLQRERCFLEPRARFYAAEIASALGYLHSLNIVYRDLKPENILLDSQGHIILTDFGLCKENIEPNGTTSTFCGTPEYLAPEVLHKQPYDRTVDWWCLGAVLYEMLYGLPPFYSRNTAEMYDNILNKPLQLKPNISNAARHLLEGLLQKDRTKRLGFTDDFTEIKNHMFFSPINWDDLNAKKLTPPFNPNVTGPNDLRHFDPEFTDEPVPNSIGCSPDSALVTSSITEATEAFLGFSYAPAMDSYL; translated from the exons ATGAAAGACAAAACCTCACCGCTGACAT CTTTTATGAAGCAGAGAAAGATGGGACTGAATGACTTCATCCAGAAGCTTTCTGCAAACTCCTATGCATGCAAGCA TCCTGAGGTTCAGTCCATCCTAAACCTGACACCACCACAAGATGTGGAGCTAATGAACAGCAACCCTTCCCCTCCG CCAAGTCCCTCTCAGCAGATCAACCTCGGCCCTTCCTCAAACCCCACCGCCAAACCATCAGACTTCGACTTTCTGAAAGTCATCGGAAAGGGTAGCTTCGGCAAGGTTCTCCTGGCACGACACCGGAGCGATGAGAAGTTTTATGCTGTGAAGGTGCTTCAGAAGAAAGCCATCTTAAAGAAAAAAGAG GAGAAACACATTATGTCAGAGCGCAATGTGTTACTGAAGAATGTCAAGCATCCATTCCTTGTGGGCCTGCATTACTCTTTCCAGACCACTGATAAACTCTACTTCGTACTGGACTACATCAATGGAGGAGAG CTGTTTTATCACTTGCAAAGAGAGCGATGCTTTCTGGAGCCGCGCGCTCGCTTCTATGCAGCAGAGATTGCCAGTGCTTTGGGTTACCTGCATTCACTGAACATCGTCTATCGAGACCTGAAGCCCGAGAACATTCTGCTGGATTCTCAAGGGCACATCATCTTGACTGACTTTGGCCTGTGCAAAGAGAACATCGAGCCCAATGGAACGACGTCAACCTTCTGTGGGACGCCAGAG TATTTGGCACCGGAGGTGTTACACAAGCAGCCGTATGACCGAACGGTGGACTGGTGGTGTTTGGGCGCAGTGCTGTATGAAATGTTATATGGCCTG CCTCCGTTCTACAGTCGTAACACAGCAGAGATGTACGATAACATTTTGAACAAGCCACTGCAGCTGAAACCCAACATCTCCAACGCTGCCAGACACCTGCTGGAGGGCCTGCTGCAAAAAGACAGAACCAAAAGGCTGGGCTTCACTGATGACTTT ACTGAAATCAAGAACCACATGTTCTTCTCTCCCATCAACTGGGACGATCTGAATGCCAAGAAGCTTACGCCACCATTCAACCCCAATGTG ACGGGGCCTAACGACTTGCGACACTTTGACCCTGAGTTCACCGATGAGCCAGTGCCGAATTCAATCGGCTGCTCGCCGGACAGCGCTCTGGTCACGTCCAGCATCACTGAAGCGACCGAGGCTTTCCTGGGCTTCTCTTACGCCCCTGCTATGGACTCCTACCTGTAG
- the sgk1 gene encoding serine/threonine-protein kinase Sgk1, which produces MTIQTETSVSAPDLTYSKTRGLVANLSAFMKQRKMGLNDFIQKLSANSYACKHPEVQSILNLTPPQDVELMNSNPSPPPSPSQQINLGPSSNPTAKPSDFDFLKVIGKGSFGKVLLARHRSDEKFYAVKVLQKKAILKKKEEKHIMSERNVLLKNVKHPFLVGLHYSFQTTDKLYFVLDYINGGELFYHLQRERCFLEPRARFYAAEIASALGYLHSLNIVYRDLKPENILLDSQGHIILTDFGLCKENIEPNGTTSTFCGTPEYLAPEVLHKQPYDRTVDWWCLGAVLYEMLYGLPPFYSRNTAEMYDNILNKPLQLKPNISNAARHLLEGLLQKDRTKRLGFTDDFTEIKNHMFFSPINWDDLNAKKLTPPFNPNVTGPNDLRHFDPEFTDEPVPNSIGCSPDSALVTSSITEATEAFLGFSYAPAMDSYL; this is translated from the exons ATGACAATCCAAACGGAGACGAGCGTTTCAGCTCCAGACTTGACCTACTCTAAAACAAGAGGACTAGTAGCTAATCTGAGTG CTTTTATGAAGCAGAGAAAGATGGGACTGAATGACTTCATCCAGAAGCTTTCTGCAAACTCCTATGCATGCAAGCA TCCTGAGGTTCAGTCCATCCTAAACCTGACACCACCACAAGATGTGGAGCTAATGAACAGCAACCCTTCCCCTCCG CCAAGTCCCTCTCAGCAGATCAACCTCGGCCCTTCCTCAAACCCCACCGCCAAACCATCAGACTTCGACTTTCTGAAAGTCATCGGAAAGGGTAGCTTCGGCAAGGTTCTCCTGGCACGACACCGGAGCGATGAGAAGTTTTATGCTGTGAAGGTGCTTCAGAAGAAAGCCATCTTAAAGAAAAAAGAG GAGAAACACATTATGTCAGAGCGCAATGTGTTACTGAAGAATGTCAAGCATCCATTCCTTGTGGGCCTGCATTACTCTTTCCAGACCACTGATAAACTCTACTTCGTACTGGACTACATCAATGGAGGAGAG CTGTTTTATCACTTGCAAAGAGAGCGATGCTTTCTGGAGCCGCGCGCTCGCTTCTATGCAGCAGAGATTGCCAGTGCTTTGGGTTACCTGCATTCACTGAACATCGTCTATCGAGACCTGAAGCCCGAGAACATTCTGCTGGATTCTCAAGGGCACATCATCTTGACTGACTTTGGCCTGTGCAAAGAGAACATCGAGCCCAATGGAACGACGTCAACCTTCTGTGGGACGCCAGAG TATTTGGCACCGGAGGTGTTACACAAGCAGCCGTATGACCGAACGGTGGACTGGTGGTGTTTGGGCGCAGTGCTGTATGAAATGTTATATGGCCTG CCTCCGTTCTACAGTCGTAACACAGCAGAGATGTACGATAACATTTTGAACAAGCCACTGCAGCTGAAACCCAACATCTCCAACGCTGCCAGACACCTGCTGGAGGGCCTGCTGCAAAAAGACAGAACCAAAAGGCTGGGCTTCACTGATGACTTT ACTGAAATCAAGAACCACATGTTCTTCTCTCCCATCAACTGGGACGATCTGAATGCCAAGAAGCTTACGCCACCATTCAACCCCAATGTG ACGGGGCCTAACGACTTGCGACACTTTGACCCTGAGTTCACCGATGAGCCAGTGCCGAATTCAATCGGCTGCTCGCCGGACAGCGCTCTGGTCACGTCCAGCATCACTGAAGCGACCGAGGCTTTCCTGGGCTTCTCTTACGCCCCTGCTATGGACTCCTACCTGTAG
- the sgk1 gene encoding serine/threonine-protein kinase Sgk1 isoform X3 encodes MRTSAEFKAFMKQRKMGLNDFIQKLSANSYACKHPEVQSILNLTPPQDVELMNSNPSPPPSPSQQINLGPSSNPTAKPSDFDFLKVIGKGSFGKVLLARHRSDEKFYAVKVLQKKAILKKKEEKHIMSERNVLLKNVKHPFLVGLHYSFQTTDKLYFVLDYINGGELFYHLQRERCFLEPRARFYAAEIASALGYLHSLNIVYRDLKPENILLDSQGHIILTDFGLCKENIEPNGTTSTFCGTPEYLAPEVLHKQPYDRTVDWWCLGAVLYEMLYGLPPFYSRNTAEMYDNILNKPLQLKPNISNAARHLLEGLLQKDRTKRLGFTDDFTEIKNHMFFSPINWDDLNAKKLTPPFNPNVTGPNDLRHFDPEFTDEPVPNSIGCSPDSALVTSSITEATEAFLGFSYAPAMDSYL; translated from the exons ATGAGAACTTCGGCGGAATTTAAAG CTTTTATGAAGCAGAGAAAGATGGGACTGAATGACTTCATCCAGAAGCTTTCTGCAAACTCCTATGCATGCAAGCA TCCTGAGGTTCAGTCCATCCTAAACCTGACACCACCACAAGATGTGGAGCTAATGAACAGCAACCCTTCCCCTCCG CCAAGTCCCTCTCAGCAGATCAACCTCGGCCCTTCCTCAAACCCCACCGCCAAACCATCAGACTTCGACTTTCTGAAAGTCATCGGAAAGGGTAGCTTCGGCAAGGTTCTCCTGGCACGACACCGGAGCGATGAGAAGTTTTATGCTGTGAAGGTGCTTCAGAAGAAAGCCATCTTAAAGAAAAAAGAG GAGAAACACATTATGTCAGAGCGCAATGTGTTACTGAAGAATGTCAAGCATCCATTCCTTGTGGGCCTGCATTACTCTTTCCAGACCACTGATAAACTCTACTTCGTACTGGACTACATCAATGGAGGAGAG CTGTTTTATCACTTGCAAAGAGAGCGATGCTTTCTGGAGCCGCGCGCTCGCTTCTATGCAGCAGAGATTGCCAGTGCTTTGGGTTACCTGCATTCACTGAACATCGTCTATCGAGACCTGAAGCCCGAGAACATTCTGCTGGATTCTCAAGGGCACATCATCTTGACTGACTTTGGCCTGTGCAAAGAGAACATCGAGCCCAATGGAACGACGTCAACCTTCTGTGGGACGCCAGAG TATTTGGCACCGGAGGTGTTACACAAGCAGCCGTATGACCGAACGGTGGACTGGTGGTGTTTGGGCGCAGTGCTGTATGAAATGTTATATGGCCTG CCTCCGTTCTACAGTCGTAACACAGCAGAGATGTACGATAACATTTTGAACAAGCCACTGCAGCTGAAACCCAACATCTCCAACGCTGCCAGACACCTGCTGGAGGGCCTGCTGCAAAAAGACAGAACCAAAAGGCTGGGCTTCACTGATGACTTT ACTGAAATCAAGAACCACATGTTCTTCTCTCCCATCAACTGGGACGATCTGAATGCCAAGAAGCTTACGCCACCATTCAACCCCAATGTG ACGGGGCCTAACGACTTGCGACACTTTGACCCTGAGTTCACCGATGAGCCAGTGCCGAATTCAATCGGCTGCTCGCCGGACAGCGCTCTGGTCACGTCCAGCATCACTGAAGCGACCGAGGCTTTCCTGGGCTTCTCTTACGCCCCTGCTATGGACTCCTACCTGTAG